A single genomic interval of Helicoverpa armigera isolate CAAS_96S chromosome 13, ASM3070526v1, whole genome shotgun sequence harbors:
- the LOC110370736 gene encoding putative odorant receptor 92a: MLLQQCIAQYIQFIDLKKCKITLLSGQAVRKNHFLTMADKSYDSLKENFLHEMDFISNLGVKMFIYPFIGRSKLATYCYHITYGLLFFTMTQLIITLTLICINDIDVFEIINVAPNIGVCLMILIKYGKIHDNKVLYDQINKNFRFDIWEAISDTPAHKEILHNSTWMTKIILRFEFYYTIGLVIVIDLFPRLIMVYQNNILGKEKQYLYPFDGWYPFDKIKWYDAAYIWESFMTTVVIFVFVYVNMLHMSYTRFICLELKILGSSMEGLISNEEVVKIKKRKDVDRIHCNIRQKLKFIICKHQFLDRIVSDLDEVLGDGMFLTYLFGSVFICLTIFTATVVDDLYKSMRYFSFFCSLLVEVFIQCIIGQLLIDHSNKLERAIYFADWVYADSDTKKMLLIFLMRSQKPFGLSAKGYLTMNLDTFSGVCSLSYQFFNLLRTAYSE; this comes from the exons ATGTTATTGCAACAATGTATTGCTCAATACATtcaatttattgatttaaaGAAATGTAAAATCACACTTCTATCGGGGCAAGCGGTAAGAAAGAACCATTTTCTCACAATGGCTGATAAATCATACGattctttaaaagaaaattttctgCATGAAATGGATTTCATCAGTAACCTTGGCGTCAAAATGTTCATATATCCTTTTATAGGCAGATCCAAACTTGCCACTTACTGTTACCACATCACATATGGACTCTTATTTTTCACAATGACCCAATTAATTATTACTCTAAccttaatttgtattaatgacATCGACGTTTTCGAGATCATCAATGTGGCTCCAAACATCGGAGTCTGTCTCATGATCCTGATCAAATACGGTAAAATTCATGACAATAAAGTGCTGTATgatcaaattaacaaaaattttCGATTTGACATATGGGAAGCTATTTCGGATACACCAGCACACAAAGAGATTTTACATAATAGTACATGGATGACTAAGATTATATTGAGATTTGAGTTCTATTACACTATTGGCTTGGTTATCGTCATTGATTTGTTTCCAAGACTCATCATGGTTTACCAGAACAATATTTTGGGGAAAGAGAAACAGTATTTATACCCGTTTGATGGTTGGTACCCGTTTGATAAGATTAAATGGTATGACGCTGCATATATCTGGGAAAGCTTCATGACAACAGTTGTAATTTTTGTCTTCGTTTACGTTAATATGCTCCATATGTCTTACACACGATTTATATGTTTGGAATTGAAAATTCTTGGTAGTTCCATGGAAGGACTTATTAGCAATGAAGAAGTTGTTAAAATCAAGAAACGTAAAGATGTCGATAGAATACATTGCAACATTagacaaaaactaaaatttataatttgtaagcATCAATTTTTGGACAG AATAGTGTCTGATTTAGATGAAGTCCTAGGTGATGGGATGTTTTTGACATACTTATTTGGATCTGTATTCATTTGCTTGACTATATTTACAGCAACG GTTGTGGATGATCTGTACAAATCTATgcgatatttttctttcttctgtTCTTTGCTCGTTGAAGTATTCATACAGTGTATTATAGGACAACTTCTTATTGATCAT AGTAATAAACTGGAGAGAGCCATATACTTCGCAGACTGGGTATATGCTGATTCCGATACAAAGAAGATGTTGCTAATATTCTTGATGCGTTCACAAAAACCTTTTGGATTGAGCGCAAAAGGCTACCTGACTATGAATTTAGATACTTTTAGTGGG gtcTGCAGTTTGTCCTACCAGTTTTTCAATTTACTGCGCACTGCATACTCAGAATAA